One genomic segment of Microbacterium sp. ProA8 includes these proteins:
- a CDS encoding AraC family transcriptional regulator, which translates to MDETPIAGAPFYRTEGFENQRLCVVPRPQIAAALEREGTRRMTVTDAGYFPTARGHRRIRPNGAAETIVILCAAGAGIVRIAGTAYALTPGTCITIPAHQSHEYQASLDDPWTIWWMHVRGTDVSELTGPLLGIPRPLTSLRAIDGVAALFDELVSLLERRHSPAHLLAASGVAWQLLTRVVADSILPADGSPLERAMHFLEARVDSNIQVGELAAMVGMSPSHLSALFRRATGSGPGAFHTSVKMARARSLLDTTTASIGEIATAVGYADPLYFSRHFRRVHGVSPTQYRAQHKG; encoded by the coding sequence ATGGACGAAACACCGATCGCCGGCGCACCGTTCTATCGCACGGAGGGCTTCGAGAACCAACGGCTCTGCGTCGTTCCCCGGCCCCAGATCGCGGCGGCGCTCGAGCGTGAAGGCACGCGGCGCATGACCGTCACGGATGCCGGATACTTTCCCACTGCGAGAGGGCACCGGCGGATCCGCCCGAACGGCGCGGCCGAGACCATCGTGATCCTGTGCGCCGCCGGTGCCGGCATCGTGCGGATCGCCGGCACGGCGTATGCGCTCACGCCGGGCACCTGCATCACCATCCCCGCTCACCAGTCACACGAGTACCAGGCGTCGCTCGATGATCCATGGACGATCTGGTGGATGCATGTGCGCGGCACGGACGTCTCCGAGCTGACCGGGCCGCTGCTCGGCATCCCCCGCCCGCTCACCAGTCTGCGCGCGATCGACGGCGTCGCTGCGCTGTTCGACGAGCTCGTGAGCCTGCTCGAGCGACGCCACTCCCCCGCGCACCTGCTCGCGGCCTCGGGCGTGGCGTGGCAGCTGCTGACGCGCGTGGTCGCCGACAGCATTCTTCCGGCGGACGGCTCGCCCCTCGAACGAGCGATGCACTTCCTCGAGGCGCGCGTCGACAGCAACATCCAGGTGGGCGAGCTGGCCGCGATGGTGGGCATGTCGCCCTCCCACCTGAGCGCGCTGTTCCGCCGGGCGACCGGAAGCGGGCCCGGCGCGTTCCATACCTCGGTGAAGATGGCGCGCGCCCGGAGCCTGCTCGACACGACGACGGCGAGCATCGGCGAGATCGCCACGGCCGTCGGCTACGCCGACCCGCTGTACTTCTCCCGCCACTTTCGCCGGGTGCACGGCGTCAGCCCGACCCAGTACCGGGCGCAGCACAAGGGCTGA
- a CDS encoding aldo/keto reductase, with the protein MHTRELGQGLRVSAIGLGAMGMSMSYGPNPGDRDDMIGVLRYAVEQGLTFIDTAEVYGPYVNEELVGEAIAPIREQVVVATKFGWNIVEGRMQGTDSRPEQIRRVADASLQRLGVETIDLFYQHRVDPDVPIEDVAGTVGELVAAGKVKHFGLSEAGAQTIRRAHAVFPVTAVQSEYSLWTRDPEVEVLPVCDDLGIGFVPFSPLGKGFFTGTVTPDATFEAGEIRAHVPRFEAENLAANQALIDHVTALAAARGATSAQVALAWLLAQRPHIVPIPGTRRRSRIDENAAATTVGLSADDIADLNALVERLGVAGDRYDESGMRMVAR; encoded by the coding sequence ATGCACACGAGGGAACTCGGCCAGGGACTTCGGGTCTCGGCCATCGGACTGGGAGCGATGGGCATGTCGATGTCGTACGGCCCGAACCCCGGAGACCGCGACGACATGATCGGCGTGCTGCGATACGCGGTCGAACAGGGGCTCACCTTCATCGATACGGCGGAGGTGTACGGCCCGTATGTCAACGAAGAGCTCGTGGGCGAGGCGATCGCCCCGATCCGCGAGCAGGTCGTCGTGGCGACCAAGTTCGGATGGAACATCGTCGAGGGGCGGATGCAGGGCACCGACTCGCGTCCGGAACAGATCCGCCGCGTGGCCGACGCCTCTCTGCAGCGCCTCGGCGTCGAGACCATCGACCTGTTCTACCAGCACCGTGTCGACCCCGATGTCCCCATCGAGGACGTCGCCGGCACGGTCGGCGAGCTGGTCGCGGCGGGCAAGGTGAAGCACTTCGGCCTCTCGGAGGCGGGTGCCCAGACGATCCGCCGGGCGCACGCGGTGTTTCCGGTGACGGCGGTGCAGAGCGAGTACTCGCTGTGGACCCGTGACCCCGAGGTCGAGGTGCTGCCGGTGTGCGACGACCTCGGCATCGGGTTCGTGCCGTTCAGTCCCCTCGGGAAGGGGTTCTTCACCGGCACGGTCACCCCGGACGCGACCTTCGAGGCGGGCGAGATCCGGGCGCATGTCCCGAGGTTCGAGGCCGAGAACCTCGCGGCGAACCAGGCGCTCATCGACCACGTCACCGCCCTGGCCGCCGCGCGCGGCGCCACCTCGGCGCAGGTGGCGCTCGCCTGGCTGCTCGCGCAGCGTCCGCACATCGTCCCCATCCCCGGCACGCGCCGTCGCTCGCGGATCGATGAGAACGCCGCCGCGACGACGGTCGGCTTGTCGGCCGACGACATCGCCGATCTCAACGCGCTGGTCGAGCGGCTCGGCGTCGCCGGCGACCGCTACGACGAATCGGGAATGCGCATGGTCGCTCGCTGA
- a CDS encoding helix-turn-helix transcriptional regulator — protein sequence MDHRSEAREFLTTRRARITPDLAGLPAFGGNRRVPGLRREEVALLSGVSVDYYTRLERGDLSGVSDTVLQSLARALQLDDAETAHLHDLARAANASPVARKPRQTTTTVRPSIQRLLDAITDAPAIIRNNYYDYVAANRLGRALYSPVFAEPAPNSARFAFFNPAAHEFYLDWDKVTQEFVAAMRGDAGRNPFDKRLSDLVGELSTRSERFRTLWAAHDVRYHRTGVKRLHHPVVGDLELTYEAFELPADLGLQLSTFTAEPATPSEDALKLLATWAATTDAPASRPATLHRDG from the coding sequence ATGGATCACCGGAGCGAAGCGCGCGAGTTCCTCACCACGCGACGCGCACGCATCACGCCCGACCTCGCGGGGCTGCCCGCTTTCGGCGGCAACCGACGCGTGCCCGGGCTCCGCCGCGAAGAGGTCGCCCTGCTGTCGGGAGTGAGCGTGGACTACTACACGCGCCTGGAGCGCGGCGACCTCTCCGGCGTGTCCGACACCGTGCTGCAGTCTCTCGCCCGGGCGCTGCAGCTCGACGACGCCGAGACCGCGCACCTGCACGACCTCGCCCGAGCCGCCAACGCGTCGCCCGTCGCCCGCAAGCCGCGTCAGACGACGACGACCGTGCGTCCCAGCATCCAGCGACTCCTCGATGCCATCACCGACGCGCCCGCGATCATCCGCAACAACTACTACGACTATGTCGCCGCCAACCGCCTCGGCCGTGCGCTCTACTCACCGGTGTTCGCCGAGCCGGCACCCAACAGCGCCCGGTTCGCGTTCTTCAACCCCGCCGCGCACGAGTTCTACCTCGACTGGGACAAGGTCACTCAGGAGTTCGTCGCCGCCATGCGCGGCGACGCCGGCCGCAACCCGTTCGACAAGCGGCTCAGCGACCTCGTGGGCGAACTGTCGACGCGATCCGAGAGATTCCGCACGTTGTGGGCCGCGCACGATGTCCGTTACCACCGCACCGGCGTCAAACGCCTTCATCACCCCGTCGTCGGCGACCTCGAACTCACCTACGAAGCCTTCGAGCTGCCCGCCGACCTCGGCCTGCAGCTGTCGACCTTCACGGCCGAACCGGCCACACCCTCCGAAGACGCGTTGAAGCTCCTCGCGACCTGGGCTGCCACTACCGACGCCCCCGCATCGCGGCCCGCGACACTCCACCGCGACGGCTGA
- a CDS encoding LysR family transcriptional regulator — translation MNAEAPLSRLDLNLLVALNALLSERSVSRAADRLHLSQPTLSASLARLRTHFGDQLLARRGNTYDLTPLGARLAELVPTVLEGARRIFEIEADWNPAGSTREFSIYLSDYGMATIAPVVARLSHGLAPDIRFRFLLHTPAIVDDAAERLRSVDGIVLPHGFLSNLPFTDLWRDEWVVVASEDHPAVGRGLSLDDLASASWVLTYQTRTAFTSASRQLQQLGLEPRVEVVVESFLAVPQFVIGTSRLAMVQRGIARLIERFDGVALLDPPFEATPLSNALWWHPAYRNDPAHAWMREIFVRAGGILSEQSAEG, via the coding sequence ATGAACGCTGAAGCGCCCTTGTCGCGTCTCGACCTGAACCTGCTCGTGGCGCTCAACGCCCTCTTGAGCGAACGCAGTGTGAGTCGCGCGGCGGATCGGCTTCACCTCAGCCAACCCACTCTGAGTGCTTCGCTCGCCCGGCTGCGGACGCACTTCGGCGACCAGCTGCTCGCCCGCCGGGGCAACACCTACGACCTCACGCCACTCGGCGCGCGGCTCGCCGAGCTCGTTCCGACCGTTCTGGAGGGGGCGCGCCGCATCTTCGAGATCGAGGCCGACTGGAACCCGGCGGGCTCGACGCGGGAGTTCTCGATCTACCTGTCGGATTACGGCATGGCGACGATCGCTCCGGTCGTCGCGCGGCTCAGTCACGGCCTGGCTCCCGACATCCGCTTCCGATTCCTGCTGCACACCCCTGCGATCGTCGACGACGCGGCGGAACGCCTGCGCTCCGTCGACGGCATCGTCCTCCCCCACGGCTTCCTGTCGAATCTGCCGTTCACCGATCTGTGGCGGGACGAGTGGGTGGTCGTCGCGTCGGAAGATCACCCCGCCGTCGGCCGCGGACTGTCGCTCGACGACCTCGCGAGCGCGAGCTGGGTGCTCACCTACCAGACACGCACGGCGTTCACGTCCGCCAGCCGCCAGCTGCAGCAGCTGGGGCTGGAGCCTCGGGTCGAAGTCGTGGTCGAGAGCTTCCTCGCGGTGCCGCAGTTCGTCATCGGCACGAGCCGGCTGGCCATGGTGCAGCGCGGTATCGCCCGGCTGATCGAACGGTTCGACGGCGTTGCCCTGCTCGACCCGCCGTTCGAGGCGACCCCCCTATCCAACGCGCTGTGGTGGCATCCCGCGTATCGGAACGACCCCGCCCACGCGTGGATGCGCGAGATCTTCGTGCGCGCCGGCGGCATCCTGAGCGAGCAATCGGCCGAGGGCTGA
- a CDS encoding LacI family DNA-binding transcriptional regulator, with translation MISTTTLRRRPADSVGIDDVAAFAGVSPSTVSNVLNHPERVSPSTQEKVRRAIAVLRYVPNGAARSLAAGGSRTVGLALSDLGNSLFVDIAQGAETHAGELGASVILANSGGELERERRALAVFEQSLVLGSLLTLNDAQHFRAIASRAQGRTPLVMLNYHDTSAQFCSAFIDNAFGGQLATKHLLDQGRRRLVFVGGPASLQPVADRRDGFLRALAEVRLAPVDAVQPDWINRADGWNVGRSLAPRVAAGEIDGVVAASDLLAAGILQAFAESPAISLPDDVSVIGYDNNQAAWDAPVPLSTISQPGEELGATGIRLLMQELEDADHEHEAVRLVPTLVERRSTQRG, from the coding sequence GTGATCTCGACCACGACCTTGAGGCGGCGGCCCGCCGATTCCGTGGGGATCGATGACGTTGCAGCATTCGCCGGTGTGTCGCCCTCGACGGTCTCGAATGTGCTGAATCACCCCGAGCGGGTCTCACCGTCGACCCAGGAGAAGGTGCGGCGCGCGATCGCCGTGCTCCGGTACGTGCCGAACGGTGCCGCGCGGTCGCTCGCCGCAGGCGGCAGCCGCACCGTCGGACTCGCGCTCTCCGATCTCGGCAACTCGCTCTTCGTCGACATCGCGCAGGGCGCCGAGACGCACGCCGGGGAGCTGGGGGCGTCGGTGATCCTCGCGAACAGCGGCGGCGAGCTCGAACGCGAACGGCGAGCGCTCGCGGTGTTCGAGCAGTCGCTCGTTCTCGGGTCGCTGCTGACGCTCAACGATGCCCAGCATTTCCGCGCGATCGCCTCCCGCGCTCAAGGCCGCACGCCACTCGTGATGCTGAACTACCACGACACCTCGGCGCAGTTCTGCAGCGCCTTCATCGACAACGCGTTCGGCGGGCAGCTGGCGACGAAGCACCTGCTGGATCAGGGGCGTCGTCGTCTGGTGTTCGTCGGCGGGCCGGCCTCGCTTCAGCCCGTCGCCGATCGACGCGACGGCTTCTTGCGCGCCCTCGCCGAGGTCCGGCTCGCTCCCGTCGATGCGGTCCAGCCGGACTGGATCAACCGTGCCGACGGCTGGAACGTCGGTCGGTCTCTGGCCCCGCGCGTCGCCGCCGGCGAGATCGACGGCGTGGTCGCGGCATCCGATCTGCTCGCGGCGGGGATTCTGCAGGCGTTCGCCGAGTCACCCGCGATCAGCCTGCCCGACGACGTGAGCGTCATCGGGTACGACAACAACCAGGCTGCCTGGGACGCCCCCGTGCCTTTGTCGACGATCAGTCAGCCGGGCGAGGAACTCGGGGCGACCGGCATCCGATTGCTGATGCAGGAGCTCGAGGACGCCGACCACGAGCACGAAGCCGTCCGCCTCGTGCCGACGCTGGTCGAGCGGCGCAGCACGCAGCGAGGCTGA
- a CDS encoding extracellular solute-binding protein: protein MTTARTKASRLAFFGAAIGVTTLALTSCAGGGEAAAPTEFSYLSFAENTSIQDTLTTLSEDSCAAENDALPLKVSTQPQASYDQQLQLLAGQNALPSLFASGNSPQVAKDLQTGDKLVDIAAELDDLDAADDILPAARSTIEALYGGEVFVLPTELNVEGIWYNKAIFAELGIEEPTTWDELTDAAATLNEAGVIPFSADGQDGWPLTRLVGNYLYRSLGPDALQKVADGDAELTDPEYVEAAAAVAELGAAGYFGPSVGSIDYMTAVNQFLTGQAGMFYMGSWILANFNDEAQNQIGADNIGFMPFPEIEGGAGSSDQLAANVGVPLAMSQESFNDETAAWLGCIAENFGSESLGSQGVITGFATNTPVEGLPPLTEMIQEKIAATEQSVLWFEALFDAKAATTSQSNASQLVTGAISPEEFMGLVQADLK, encoded by the coding sequence GTGACCACAGCACGTACCAAGGCGAGCCGTCTCGCCTTCTTCGGCGCCGCGATCGGCGTCACGACTCTCGCGCTCACCTCGTGTGCGGGCGGCGGCGAGGCAGCCGCGCCGACCGAGTTCTCGTACCTCTCGTTCGCCGAGAACACCAGCATCCAGGACACCCTCACGACTCTCAGCGAAGACAGCTGCGCTGCCGAGAACGACGCTCTCCCGTTGAAGGTCAGCACCCAGCCTCAGGCGAGCTACGACCAGCAGCTCCAGCTCCTCGCCGGCCAGAACGCGCTGCCGTCGCTGTTCGCCAGTGGCAACTCGCCCCAGGTCGCGAAAGACCTGCAGACGGGTGACAAGCTCGTCGACATCGCCGCCGAGCTCGACGACCTGGATGCCGCCGACGACATCCTGCCGGCCGCTCGTTCCACGATCGAGGCGCTCTACGGCGGCGAGGTCTTCGTGCTGCCGACCGAGTTGAACGTCGAGGGCATCTGGTACAACAAGGCGATCTTCGCCGAGCTCGGCATCGAAGAGCCCACGACGTGGGACGAGCTCACCGACGCCGCGGCGACGCTCAACGAGGCCGGCGTGATCCCGTTCTCGGCTGACGGTCAGGACGGATGGCCGCTGACGCGCCTCGTCGGCAACTACCTCTATCGCTCGCTCGGTCCCGACGCGCTGCAGAAGGTCGCCGACGGCGACGCGGAGCTCACCGACCCGGAGTACGTCGAGGCAGCCGCCGCCGTGGCAGAGCTCGGTGCGGCCGGCTACTTCGGCCCCTCGGTCGGATCGATCGACTACATGACGGCCGTCAACCAGTTCCTCACGGGGCAGGCGGGCATGTTCTACATGGGCAGCTGGATCCTCGCGAACTTCAATGACGAGGCCCAGAACCAGATCGGCGCAGACAACATCGGCTTCATGCCCTTCCCCGAGATCGAGGGCGGCGCGGGCAGCAGCGACCAGCTCGCCGCCAATGTCGGGGTGCCGCTGGCGATGTCGCAGGAGAGCTTCAACGACGAGACCGCCGCATGGCTGGGCTGCATCGCCGAGAACTTCGGCTCCGAGTCGCTCGGGTCGCAGGGCGTCATCACCGGCTTCGCGACGAACACGCCCGTCGAGGGACTGCCGCCGCTCACGGAGATGATCCAGGAGAAGATCGCCGCCACCGAGCAGAGCGTGCTGTGGTTCGAGGCGCTGTTCGACGCCAAGGCCGCGACGACGAGCCAGTCGAACGCTTCTCAGCTCGTCACGGGTGCGATCAGCCCTGAGGAGTTCATGGGCCTCGTCCAGGCCGACCTGAAGTAG
- a CDS encoding sugar ABC transporter permease, whose translation MNRVLGDWRAITILLGPALLVYTLVMLVPIFWSLGYTVFEGNPILGFTFVGFDNFAQLFTDPKVGDALWFTIRYAVVLTLLQVLFGYGLALIYVFWLRKASGVIRTLAFFPVVLPTVAVALLFQELFKIAPVQGLVNDILNVFGIASVDWFASSATAFWVMIFMDLWRSMGFYAVLLYAGLVDIPDDIFESARLDGASGFRLVWHIVIPLSLPVLLSSIIFSINGTLKVFDSILALTGGGPGNTTTPLTLYMFQTSFTYGEYGFGSTIALLLTVLCLVVTIFIFQSNRRDLTKD comes from the coding sequence GTGAACCGCGTACTCGGCGACTGGCGCGCCATCACCATCCTGCTCGGGCCTGCCCTGCTCGTGTACACCCTCGTCATGCTCGTCCCGATCTTCTGGTCGCTCGGCTACACGGTGTTCGAGGGCAACCCCATCCTGGGCTTCACCTTCGTCGGGTTCGACAACTTCGCCCAGCTCTTCACCGACCCGAAGGTGGGCGACGCGCTGTGGTTCACGATCAGGTACGCCGTCGTGCTCACGCTCCTGCAGGTGCTCTTCGGGTACGGGCTCGCCCTGATCTACGTGTTCTGGCTGCGCAAGGCGTCCGGCGTGATCCGCACCCTCGCGTTCTTCCCCGTCGTGCTTCCGACGGTGGCAGTCGCCCTGCTCTTCCAGGAGCTCTTCAAGATCGCGCCCGTGCAGGGGCTGGTCAACGACATCCTCAACGTGTTCGGCATCGCCTCCGTCGACTGGTTCGCGTCATCGGCGACGGCGTTCTGGGTGATGATCTTCATGGACCTCTGGCGGTCGATGGGGTTCTACGCGGTGCTGCTCTACGCGGGTCTGGTCGACATCCCGGACGACATCTTCGAATCGGCGCGGCTGGACGGCGCTTCCGGCTTCCGCCTGGTCTGGCACATCGTGATCCCGCTGTCGCTGCCCGTGCTCCTGTCGTCGATCATCTTCAGCATCAACGGCACGCTCAAGGTGTTCGACTCGATCCTCGCGCTGACCGGTGGCGGGCCAGGGAACACCACCACGCCGCTCACCCTGTACATGTTCCAGACGTCCTTCACATACGGCGAGTACGGCTTCGGCAGCACGATCGCGCTGCTGCTCACGGTGCTCTGCCTGGTCGTGACGATCTTCATCTTCCAGTCCAACCGCCGCGATCTGACCAAGGACTAG
- a CDS encoding carbohydrate ABC transporter permease has protein sequence MTTSTAHHPGRVRRALAKVPMWIILGILLVVVVYPLFWMLTGSLKTQDEFLNNPTWALPEDWTNFSNYVEAWTVGNLDVYIRNSIVAVFPSLFLTIVLGVAAGFALEVMVWKGRGPVLLAFLVGIMIPGQMILLPLFTMYFRTGLTGTLWPLIITYTAIGLPLTVFMMATYFRSVPREIFEAATLDGASIYRTFFSIGFPLVRNAVFTVALVQFFFIWNDLLIALTFTTSDDLRTIQVGLLNFTGQFGQIQYGPTFAAISINVIGTLAIYLFLNQRVMKGLTAGSVKG, from the coding sequence ATGACGACCTCAACCGCTCACCACCCCGGCCGCGTGCGGCGCGCATTGGCCAAGGTGCCGATGTGGATCATCCTCGGCATCCTTCTCGTCGTCGTGGTCTATCCGCTCTTCTGGATGCTGACCGGCTCACTGAAGACGCAGGACGAGTTCCTCAACAACCCCACCTGGGCGCTCCCCGAGGACTGGACGAACTTCAGCAACTACGTCGAGGCGTGGACGGTCGGAAATCTGGACGTCTACATCCGCAACAGCATCGTGGCCGTCTTCCCCTCGCTCTTCCTCACCATCGTGCTCGGCGTCGCGGCAGGGTTCGCCCTCGAGGTCATGGTGTGGAAGGGACGGGGCCCCGTGCTCCTGGCCTTCCTCGTCGGCATCATGATCCCGGGCCAGATGATCCTGCTCCCGCTGTTCACGATGTACTTCCGTACCGGGCTGACGGGCACGCTCTGGCCGCTGATCATCACGTACACGGCGATCGGCCTGCCGCTCACCGTCTTCATGATGGCGACGTATTTCCGCAGCGTCCCGCGCGAGATCTTCGAAGCGGCGACCCTCGACGGCGCCAGCATCTACCGCACGTTCTTCTCGATCGGCTTCCCGCTGGTGCGCAATGCCGTCTTCACGGTCGCGCTCGTGCAGTTCTTCTTCATCTGGAACGACCTGCTGATCGCGCTCACCTTCACGACCAGCGACGACCTGCGCACCATCCAGGTGGGGCTTCTCAACTTCACAGGCCAGTTCGGCCAGATCCAGTACGGCCCGACGTTCGCCGCGATCTCCATCAACGTGATCGGCACCCTCGCCATCTACCTCTTCCTCAACCAGCGTGTGATGAAGGGTCTGACGGCCGGGTCGGTGAAGGGATGA
- a CDS encoding family 78 glycoside hydrolase catalytic domain, translating into MTAADLRIEHLDDPLGIGSTEPRLSWRATTGQAAYEIEIRHGDGDIATSGRVDSTASHFQSWPSRPLASRETADIRVRLWEADGVGPTAWSEPLRVEAGLLASTDWTADWVSPSTAASHDGARPAYLLRATYDVVGEVRLARIYATAHGVFDLEMNGCRVGDDVLAPGWSSYRHRLRYRTRDVTSVLRPGRNAVGVWLADGWYRGRLGFNGGLWDNYGTDVAALVQVEVEDDLGRRTVPLTWSWAPSPITATGLYEGESHDARLDIAHWSEPDFDDAAWIPASILPPQAATGALESPTGPPVRVVDVLTPTEIVTRPDGRILIDFGQNIAGKIRLGVAGCDGTPIEIHHAEVLENGELATRPLRSAASVDVYTPRGDEPSTWTPRFTLHGFRYAEVRGLPAGGTLLSAEGLVVHSDMTRAGWFSTSDPLLDRFHQNVVWSMRDNFVDLPTDCPQRDERLGWSGDIQVFAPVATYLYDSAGVLQNWLRDLASEQAEFGSVMNFHPWIECGFPGDPAAAWGDAAVIVPWELYRSTGDVGILRDQFESMRAWVEQVHALTGQTGHWSTGFQLGDWLDPAAPPDRPGDSRTDPRLVATAYHAKSARLAAEAAHLIGQPDAAADLGRMAERAVAAFREHYVSPAGLVVSDTVTALSVAIIFDLLRDDAQRRAAGARLAELVREGDHRIQTGFVGTPLVCDALATTGHADTAYHLLLQTETPSWLFPVTMGATTVWERWDSLLPDGSVNPGEMTSFNHYALGAVADFLHRVVGGLQLVEPGWSRVRVAPQPGGGLESASTAHLSPFGLIGVQWRRADGRLVVEVDVPPGVTAEIVLPSPQAAPIEVGEGVHRFACAYRPADADPPRPRRWNIHNPEERRQMIEAGVL; encoded by the coding sequence ATGACCGCGGCGGACCTGCGCATCGAGCACCTGGACGATCCGCTCGGCATCGGCTCGACCGAGCCCCGGCTGAGCTGGAGGGCCACGACAGGACAGGCCGCGTACGAGATCGAGATCCGTCACGGCGACGGCGACATCGCGACCTCGGGTCGGGTCGACTCGACCGCCTCGCATTTCCAGTCCTGGCCGAGTCGCCCGCTCGCCTCGCGCGAGACCGCTGACATCCGAGTCCGGCTGTGGGAGGCCGACGGCGTCGGGCCCACGGCGTGGAGTGAGCCGCTCCGCGTGGAGGCCGGCCTCTTGGCGAGCACGGACTGGACCGCGGATTGGGTGAGCCCCTCGACCGCTGCCTCGCACGACGGGGCGAGGCCCGCGTATCTCCTGCGTGCGACGTACGACGTCGTCGGCGAGGTGCGCCTCGCCCGGATCTACGCGACGGCACACGGCGTCTTCGATCTCGAGATGAACGGATGCCGCGTGGGCGACGACGTCCTCGCGCCCGGGTGGAGCAGCTACCGCCATCGCCTCAGGTATCGCACGCGCGATGTCACTTCGGTGCTCCGACCGGGGCGCAACGCCGTCGGTGTCTGGCTCGCCGACGGGTGGTACCGCGGGCGGCTCGGTTTCAACGGCGGTCTGTGGGACAACTACGGCACGGACGTGGCAGCACTGGTCCAGGTGGAGGTCGAGGACGACCTCGGTCGCCGCACGGTTCCGCTCACCTGGTCCTGGGCGCCTTCTCCCATCACCGCCACGGGGCTGTACGAGGGCGAGTCGCACGATGCCCGCCTCGACATCGCACACTGGTCCGAGCCCGACTTCGACGACGCGGCATGGATTCCGGCGAGCATCCTCCCGCCCCAGGCGGCGACCGGAGCCCTCGAGTCCCCCACCGGTCCCCCGGTCCGGGTCGTGGACGTCCTCACCCCGACCGAGATCGTCACGCGCCCCGATGGCCGCATCCTGATCGACTTCGGCCAGAATATCGCCGGCAAGATCCGGCTCGGCGTCGCCGGCTGCGACGGCACCCCCATCGAGATCCATCACGCCGAGGTGCTCGAGAACGGCGAACTGGCGACGCGCCCGCTGCGCAGCGCGGCATCCGTCGACGTCTACACTCCCCGAGGCGACGAGCCGTCGACGTGGACACCGCGGTTCACGCTCCACGGCTTCCGCTACGCGGAGGTGCGGGGCCTGCCGGCCGGCGGGACGCTCCTCTCTGCGGAAGGACTCGTGGTCCACTCCGACATGACCCGTGCCGGCTGGTTCTCGACGAGCGATCCCCTGCTCGACCGGTTCCACCAGAACGTCGTGTGGAGCATGCGCGACAACTTCGTCGACCTGCCCACCGACTGCCCGCAGCGTGACGAGCGGCTCGGCTGGAGCGGCGACATCCAGGTCTTCGCGCCGGTGGCGACGTATCTGTACGACTCAGCGGGAGTGCTGCAGAACTGGCTGCGCGACCTCGCGTCCGAGCAGGCGGAGTTCGGCTCGGTCATGAACTTCCATCCCTGGATCGAGTGCGGCTTCCCCGGGGATCCGGCCGCAGCCTGGGGTGACGCCGCGGTCATCGTGCCGTGGGAGCTGTATCGCAGCACCGGCGATGTCGGCATCCTCCGCGATCAGTTCGAGAGCATGCGCGCGTGGGTCGAGCAGGTGCACGCCCTCACCGGGCAGACCGGCCACTGGAGCACCGGCTTCCAGCTCGGCGACTGGCTCGACCCCGCGGCACCGCCGGACCGCCCGGGCGATTCGCGCACCGATCCCCGTCTCGTCGCGACCGCGTACCACGCGAAGTCTGCGCGCCTGGCGGCCGAGGCGGCGCACCTGATCGGACAGCCGGATGCCGCAGCCGACCTCGGCCGCATGGCCGAGCGTGCCGTCGCGGCGTTCCGTGAGCACTACGTCTCGCCGGCCGGCCTCGTCGTCAGCGACACCGTGACGGCGCTCTCGGTCGCCATCATCTTCGACCTGCTGCGGGATGACGCCCAGCGGCGGGCGGCCGGAGCTCGTCTGGCCGAGCTCGTCCGCGAGGGCGACCACCGGATCCAGACCGGCTTCGTGGGCACGCCGCTCGTCTGCGACGCCCTGGCGACCACGGGCCACGCCGACACCGCGTACCACCTGCTCCTGCAGACGGAGACGCCGTCGTGGCTGTTCCCGGTGACGATGGGGGCGACGACGGTCTGGGAGCGGTGGGACAGCCTGCTCCCGGACGGCTCGGTGAATCCGGGCGAGATGACGTCCTTCAACCACTACGCGCTGGGCGCGGTCGCCGACTTCCTCCACCGTGTGGTGGGCGGGCTGCAGCTGGTGGAGCCGGGCTGGTCGCGGGTGCGCGTCGCTCCTCAGCCGGGCGGCGGGCTCGAGTCGGCGTCCACGGCGCACCTCTCGCCCTTCGGATTGATCGGGGTACAGTGGCGGCGTGCCGACGGGCGCCTCGTCGTCGAGGTGGATGTGCCGCCGGGCGTCACCGCAGAGATCGTGCTTCCCTCTCCGCAGGCCGCGCCGATCGAGGTCGGCGAGGGCGTGCACCGGTTCGCGTGCGCCTATCGACCCGCCGACGCAGACCCACCGCGCCCGCGCCGCTGGAACATCCACAATCCTGAGGAGCGACGGCAGATGATCGAAGCGGGTGTGCTGTGA